A genomic region of Ignavibacteria bacterium contains the following coding sequences:
- a CDS encoding class I SAM-dependent methyltransferase — MHYDPIKNIFAKFIKSNLLLRKIFYSLLNLFFLRSWYIRKLLKKIIPQINTSAPVVFDAGTGFGQYSYFIAKKFPNTKILAVDIKEDYINDASTFFKKSNLKNVEFKIDDLTKITYNNEFDLIVCVDVMEHIENDIGVLRNFHRALKKDGYLIINTPSIFGGSDAHGEEDESFIGEHFRTGYSKEEMFEKLKLAGFNSFEGFYTYGFWGDKAWRIGIKYPMLLLNVSKIFLLLLPFYYILILPFFILLNYLDTKSRIDKGTGLIVISKK, encoded by the coding sequence ATGCATTACGATCCCATCAAAAATATCTTCGCAAAATTTATCAAATCGAATTTATTACTAAGAAAGATTTTTTACTCTCTCTTAAATTTATTTTTCCTGAGAAGCTGGTACATCAGAAAGTTATTAAAAAAAATAATTCCACAAATTAATACATCTGCGCCGGTTGTCTTCGATGCAGGGACTGGATTTGGTCAATACTCCTACTTTATAGCTAAGAAATTCCCAAACACAAAAATTCTTGCTGTTGATATAAAGGAAGATTACATAAACGACGCTTCCACATTTTTCAAAAAATCAAACCTGAAAAATGTCGAATTCAAAATTGATGATCTGACAAAAATCACATACAATAATGAGTTTGACCTGATTGTATGCGTTGATGTGATGGAACATATCGAGAACGATATTGGTGTTTTAAGAAACTTTCATCGTGCATTAAAGAAGGATGGATATTTAATTATTAATACTCCTTCAATCTTTGGCGGCAGTGACGCTCACGGTGAAGAAGATGAAAGTTTTATTGGTGAACATTTTCGAACTGGTTACTCAAAGGAGGAAATGTTTGAAAAATTAAAACTAGCTGGTTTTAATTCATTCGAAGGGTTTTACACTTATGGTTTCTGGGGTGATAAAGCCTGGCGAATTGGAATTAAATATCCAATGCTGCTTTTAAATGTGAGTAAAATATTTTTATTGCTCTTACCTTTTTATTATATCCTGATCTTACCTTTCTTTATTTTATTAAACTATCTCGACACAAAATCCAGAATAGATAAAGGCACTGGATTAATTGTCATTTCAAAAAAATAA
- a CDS encoding glycosyltransferase family 9 protein, giving the protein MLKRDCKHFPGDRPCSFHKFTGIKCDDCPHYETISFKILIIKLDAVGDVLRTTCILPGLKEKYPQSHITWITRSSAKEIFYNNNLVDRLLEIEKNETNYFLSVEEFDLVINLDSSTISSAICSAVKGKEKLGYGLDEKGKVYPINKEAEEWFIMGAFDDVKKKNTKTYQSIILEIAKIKTKNFPIILTLDEKEKEFAKKFLLNSNIDKSKKIIGLNTGAGTRWKFKSWTLDGFETLIKMILDKTDYYVFLYGGPFEKERNNYLAKLHSTRVVDTGTENSLRQFFALMNLCDLLVTGDTLAMHTATALGKKIIALFGPTSANEIEDYGLITKIQSDLDCLVCYKMDCDFDPNCMNSIKPETVFQKLIEQMKE; this is encoded by the coding sequence ATGTTAAAACGAGATTGTAAACATTTTCCTGGAGATCGACCTTGCTCGTTTCATAAGTTTACTGGAATCAAATGTGATGATTGTCCACACTATGAAACGATAAGTTTTAAAATACTAATCATTAAACTTGATGCAGTTGGTGATGTTTTGAGAACAACTTGTATTCTGCCAGGTCTAAAAGAAAAATATCCACAATCTCACATCACTTGGATAACTCGCTCAAGTGCAAAAGAAATTTTTTATAACAATAATCTTGTAGATCGTCTGCTTGAAATCGAGAAAAACGAAACAAACTATTTTCTATCTGTGGAAGAATTTGATCTTGTAATAAATTTAGATTCATCAACAATCAGTTCAGCAATTTGTTCTGCGGTTAAAGGTAAGGAGAAATTAGGATACGGATTAGATGAAAAAGGCAAAGTCTATCCGATAAATAAAGAAGCTGAAGAATGGTTTATTATGGGTGCTTTCGATGATGTGAAAAAGAAAAACACGAAAACTTATCAATCTATTATTCTTGAGATTGCGAAAATAAAAACAAAAAATTTCCCAATAATTTTGACCCTTGATGAGAAGGAAAAAGAATTTGCAAAAAAATTTTTGCTCAATAGCAATATCGATAAATCAAAAAAAATTATCGGACTAAACACTGGAGCTGGTACAAGATGGAAATTTAAGAGCTGGACGCTCGATGGATTTGAAACTCTCATCAAAATGATTTTGGATAAAACTGATTATTATGTTTTTCTTTACGGTGGTCCATTTGAAAAAGAAAGGAATAATTATCTTGCAAAATTGCATTCCACAAGAGTTGTAGATACTGGCACAGAGAACTCTCTCAGACAATTTTTTGCTTTGATGAACTTGTGCGATTTATTAGTTACTGGCGATACTCTTGCAATGCACACAGCAACAGCTTTAGGGAAAAAAATAATTGCATTATTTGGTCCTACCTCTGCCAATGAAATAGAAGATTATGGATTGATTACAAAAATTCAATCGGACCTCGATTGTCTTGTTTGTTACAAGATGGATTGCGATTTTGATCCGAATTGTATGAATTCAATTAAACCCGAAACTGTATTTCAAAAATTAATTGAACAAATGAAGGAATAA
- a CDS encoding T9SS type A sorting domain-containing protein — MTSGLVALLAAKYHSWNNEKIINQILMTCTNRDEQNRASSNICNFDFYGLIGNGLLNAYKALTFNGYITENTIWSKTLKPHYTIAVAQNVSLTLRPNTQLLFNNNCQFIVYGNLIIEGNLTVNTNIVIEQGGSVLIKSGANITFLNGSSLICNSGGNSCKLPNPPSNLVLTNYNGNPKLTWNASPDNFVTGYDIYRGVSLDGSTPPNNYSLIGFTNKDTLSFIDNQIGIGRGQIYFYYVQAKNNSLSSSSSNSVSTRGTMVQKQTLTDIDTLYYLPDTARFLVKYALTDEIYYRHGRFRPKDDWEAYKIKEIHYLFSHNVIGDTLKAIAFYKDTLKTKVFEQTINDILDSVDVYPNWYKVIVDTNFIPIQGVIEVPYGLIGPLDLVWPTNIPISGNSIGFYETSQNWGLVVDMPVKLIIERNTTDVSLEVQNPNGFVLHQNYPNPFNPTTKIRYAVGSNQSAEQFVTLKVFDLLGREVAVLVNEPMQAGEYEVEFDASKYGLSSGIYLYQLRSGSFTSTKKFVYLR, encoded by the coding sequence ATGACATCAGGTCTTGTCGCTTTATTGGCTGCAAAATATCATTCATGGAACAACGAAAAAATTATAAATCAGATTTTAATGACATGTACAAATAGAGATGAACAAAACAGGGCAAGTAGCAACATTTGCAATTTTGACTTCTATGGACTGATAGGTAATGGATTATTGAATGCATACAAAGCATTAACTTTCAATGGATATATTACAGAAAATACCATTTGGAGTAAAACATTAAAACCGCATTATACAATTGCTGTTGCACAAAATGTAAGTTTAACGCTAAGACCAAATACTCAATTACTATTCAATAATAATTGCCAATTTATTGTTTACGGTAATTTGATAATAGAAGGAAATTTAACTGTAAATACAAACATAGTCATTGAGCAAGGAGGAAGTGTCTTAATTAAATCCGGTGCAAACATAACATTCTTAAATGGCTCTTCATTAATATGTAATTCAGGGGGGAATTCATGTAAGCTTCCTAATCCACCTTCTAATTTGGTTTTAACAAATTATAATGGAAATCCTAAACTTACTTGGAACGCCTCTCCAGATAACTTCGTTACAGGTTACGATATTTATAGAGGGGTCTCTCTCGATGGATCAACACCACCTAACAACTATTCACTTATCGGTTTTACAAATAAAGACACTTTGAGTTTTATTGATAATCAAATTGGGATTGGTAGAGGTCAAATATACTTTTATTATGTTCAGGCGAAAAACAATAGTCTATCATCATCCTCTTCGAACTCAGTTTCTACCAGAGGAACAATGGTTCAGAAACAAACGCTAACAGACATAGATACACTTTATTATCTTCCTGATACAGCAAGGTTTTTAGTTAAATACGCTTTAACTGATGAAATTTATTATCGACATGGCCGATTTAGACCAAAGGATGATTGGGAAGCTTATAAAATAAAAGAAATTCATTACCTATTCTCGCATAATGTAATTGGTGATACATTAAAAGCAATCGCTTTTTATAAAGATACATTAAAAACAAAAGTGTTTGAACAAACGATTAATGATATTTTAGATTCAGTAGATGTTTATCCGAATTGGTATAAGGTAATTGTTGATACAAACTTTATTCCTATCCAGGGAGTAATAGAGGTACCTTACGGATTGATTGGACCACTTGATTTGGTGTGGCCAACTAATATTCCAATTAGCGGTAACTCAATCGGATTTTACGAAACGAGTCAAAATTGGGGATTGGTAGTTGACATGCCGGTAAAACTAATCATAGAGCGGAACACTACAGATGTTTCCTTGGAAGTACAGAATCCAAATGGATTTGTTCTGCATCAAAACTACCCCAACCCATTCAATCCAACAACAAAAATAAGATATGCAGTAGGCAGTAATCAGAGCGCAGAACAATTTGTTACATTGAAAGTTTTTGATTTACTCGGCCGTGAAGTTGCCGTACTTGTAAATGAACCAATGCAAGCCGGTGAATATGAAGTTGAGTTTGATGCAAGTAAATATGGATTGAGTTCAGGAATCTATTTATATCAACTACGTTCAGGTTCATTCACTTCGACAAAGAAGTTTGTCTACCTACGGTAG
- a CDS encoding S9 family peptidase, which translates to MRKFIFILLFTLQVLNGQEKFTLEDQFKLEYPSSISVSNDGNFTAFNIRKPDFENAKWASQIYLLNNKTKQIRQLTTHKSGVGNFTFSPDGKFVYFLSSREFQSDDGKTIKGEKQLWRISIDGGEAEHFLRLPNGVDEFTFSNDGKYLALLSDEEISDSLQKILDEKERTKNDEIVYPKENPKKEIWLYDFSSKQLKKIFKGDAGISNIRFSSKGNFLLYQTNYTGEYNDEQHHDIYKLTLDGTVTQLTDFEGPETEPQTSPDEKFVSFISQTVPDIEFAETDIELLDLQNMTRVNLTKNFGFSIINYIWHPKDFLIFALVNEGYTNSIYQIDVKKNSIKKIIDDGSVISNLKIAGNGELFFIYENENLLKEIGKLTKNQIELLTNYSEQIKKFKKGSVEIFSFKSYDKKFEIESMLVKPVDFDPSKKYPLILCVHGGPYSAFKRTFLQSYPMQVYANEGFVVVAPNVRGSAGYSDKFGQSNRYDLGGGDFQDAMQSVDEVIKMGFVDSTRMGVIGGSYGGYMTNWIISQTDRFAAAVSMYGIFSFFTDFSNSWQPIFEKMYFGYYYWEKPIEMNHLWVNRSPAFYVQNIKTPVLILQGDKDKYTNLANSQEMYQALKILGRTVEFVVYPREGHGIRNEPQHYLNMLNRGLNWFKKYLKNEEPSKLN; encoded by the coding sequence TCAAACTTGAGTATCCATCATCAATCTCGGTTTCGAATGATGGGAATTTTACAGCATTCAATATTCGAAAACCAGATTTTGAAAATGCGAAGTGGGCGAGTCAGATTTACTTGTTGAACAATAAAACTAAACAAATTCGGCAATTAACAACTCACAAATCCGGAGTGGGGAATTTTACCTTCTCACCGGATGGAAAATTTGTTTACTTCTTATCGTCGAGGGAATTTCAGAGTGATGATGGAAAGACCATTAAAGGTGAAAAACAGCTCTGGAGAATTTCTATTGATGGCGGTGAAGCAGAACATTTTTTAAGATTACCAAATGGAGTTGATGAGTTCACATTCTCTAATGATGGAAAATATCTGGCACTTCTTTCAGATGAAGAGATTTCCGATAGTCTTCAAAAGATTCTTGATGAAAAAGAAAGAACAAAAAATGATGAAATTGTTTATCCAAAAGAAAATCCCAAAAAAGAAATATGGCTTTATGATTTTTCGAGCAAACAACTGAAAAAAATTTTTAAAGGTGATGCCGGGATCAGCAATATTCGATTTTCATCAAAAGGAAATTTTTTGCTCTATCAGACTAATTATACCGGTGAATATAATGACGAACAACATCACGATATTTACAAATTGACTCTTGACGGTACTGTAACTCAATTGACAGATTTTGAAGGACCAGAGACAGAACCTCAAACTTCTCCAGATGAGAAATTTGTTTCATTCATTTCTCAGACAGTCCCTGATATTGAATTCGCCGAAACGGATATCGAATTGCTCGATCTTCAAAATATGACAAGAGTTAATCTGACGAAAAATTTTGGTTTTTCAATAATTAATTACATCTGGCATCCAAAGGACTTTTTGATTTTTGCACTGGTGAATGAAGGTTATACAAATTCTATTTATCAAATTGATGTTAAGAAAAACTCAATTAAAAAAATTATTGATGATGGTTCGGTTATAAGTAATTTAAAAATTGCGGGTAATGGTGAATTGTTTTTCATCTATGAGAATGAAAATCTCTTGAAAGAAATCGGTAAGCTGACAAAAAATCAGATCGAACTATTGACTAATTATTCTGAGCAAATTAAGAAATTCAAGAAAGGGTCAGTTGAAATATTTTCATTTAAGTCTTACGATAAAAAGTTTGAAATTGAATCAATGTTAGTTAAACCAGTTGATTTCGATCCATCGAAAAAATATCCTTTGATTTTGTGTGTTCATGGCGGACCTTACAGTGCATTCAAGAGAACATTTTTGCAGAGTTATCCAATGCAGGTTTATGCAAATGAAGGTTTTGTCGTAGTCGCTCCAAATGTAAGAGGCAGTGCGGGCTATTCAGATAAATTTGGTCAATCAAATCGTTATGATTTGGGTGGTGGTGACTTTCAAGATGCAATGCAATCTGTTGACGAAGTAATTAAAATGGGATTTGTTGATTCAACCAGAATGGGAGTGATTGGTGGAAGTTATGGCGGGTATATGACAAACTGGATAATTTCACAAACCGATCGTTTTGCTGCAGCAGTTTCGATGTATGGAATTTTCAGTTTCTTCACCGATTTTTCAAATTCCTGGCAACCGATTTTTGAGAAAATGTATTTTGGATATTACTACTGGGAAAAGCCAATTGAAATGAATCATCTTTGGGTAAATCGCTCACCAGCATTTTATGTACAGAATATAAAAACACCTGTTCTCATACTTCAAGGTGATAAAGATAAATACACGAACCTTGCGAATTCACAGGAGATGTATCAGGCATTAAAAATTTTGGGTAGGACAGTTGAATTTGTTGTTTATCCAAGAGAAGGTCATGGAATTAGAAATGAACCACAACATTATCTAAATATGTTGAATAGAGGATTGAATTGGTTCAAAAAGTATTTGAAAAATGAAGAACCTTCAAAATTAAATTAG